One part of the Pseudomonadota bacterium genome encodes these proteins:
- a CDS encoding MMPL family transporter, giving the protein MKQTLSTLYDSLVLKQPAVTLIITLLTVGFFAWHIPDFRLDASGDSLILENDADLYYHRQIAERYGSGDVLVVTYTAATDLFAPESLADLKGLRDELAQLEGVASVTTLLDVPLIFTTDISLSDVADKDKLLTLEKSGVDKRTVVTELSENPLYKGRLLSEDGNTTALLVNLPIDRQYRELLARRYQLREKESLGTLSRQEETELHQVSSAYRQNLTRLQHQESRLVDAVRQIIDKHRGKAELYLGGVPMITADMIAFIENDLLVFGVGVFIFLVITLYITFRKTRWVFLSLLCCSAAVITMLGLLGMMDWRVTVISSNFISLMLILTMALTIHLIERYLEIHARNPGVNQRYLVLLTVKTIALPCFYTAMTTAVAFSSLVVSGIRPVIDFGIMMTIGLIVSFTLAFILFPASVCLLDKDTSGAGEDFSHPFTLIFAGVTKNHGGKILILALLLAIISGVGITRLKVENRFIDYFREKTEIFRGMSLIDRKLGGTTPLDLVIDFKVEEEVGFGEDEFSADDGGGTSRWYADTYTMEEIEEIHDYLDALSETGEVLSLAILGKITTRLNDNIPLGNFELAILHKKTPADIREMLVDPYVAEDITQARFTMRIIESGHPLARAELLTRIRNFLVGEIGLKSEQIHFTNMYVLYNNMLGSLFRSQIMTIGLVFLGIVLMFLVLFRSLSLALIAIVPNMLPVAVVLGAMGWLGIPLDLMTITIASITIGISVDDTIHYIHRFQKEFPEDRNYLATMNRCHRSIGRAILYTTTTITIGFSILVLSNFIPTIYFGLFTGFAMLVALLGDLLLLPKMLVLFKPLGKEGVPSAGN; this is encoded by the coding sequence ATGAAACAAACCCTTTCAACCCTCTATGATTCACTGGTACTGAAGCAACCGGCCGTAACCCTGATCATCACCCTGCTGACGGTTGGTTTCTTTGCCTGGCACATCCCGGACTTCCGGCTGGACGCATCAGGCGACTCCCTGATTCTCGAAAACGACGCCGACCTTTATTATCATCGCCAGATCGCCGAGCGTTACGGGTCCGGTGACGTGCTGGTGGTCACCTATACGGCTGCAACCGATCTGTTTGCGCCGGAATCCCTTGCCGATCTCAAAGGGCTTCGGGACGAACTTGCCCAACTTGAGGGCGTCGCCTCGGTGACCACACTTCTGGATGTGCCCCTGATCTTCACCACCGACATTTCGCTCTCGGACGTGGCCGACAAGGACAAACTGCTGACCCTGGAAAAATCCGGCGTCGACAAAAGAACGGTCGTGACCGAACTCTCTGAAAACCCGCTCTACAAAGGGAGGCTTCTCAGTGAAGACGGAAACACCACCGCCCTCCTGGTCAACCTTCCCATCGACCGGCAATACCGGGAGCTTCTGGCCCGCCGTTACCAGCTCAGGGAAAAAGAATCCCTGGGCACCCTGAGCAGACAGGAAGAGACAGAACTGCACCAGGTCTCAAGCGCTTATCGGCAGAACCTGACCAGGCTGCAGCATCAAGAAAGCCGACTGGTAGATGCGGTCCGGCAGATCATCGACAAACACCGCGGGAAAGCGGAGCTTTACCTGGGCGGGGTGCCGATGATTACCGCCGACATGATCGCCTTTATCGAAAACGACCTGCTGGTCTTCGGGGTCGGGGTCTTCATCTTTCTGGTGATCACCCTTTACATCACCTTCCGCAAGACTCGCTGGGTGTTTCTCTCCCTGCTTTGCTGCAGCGCTGCAGTCATCACCATGCTCGGCCTGCTCGGGATGATGGACTGGCGGGTCACCGTCATCTCCTCGAACTTTATCTCGCTGATGCTGATTTTGACCATGGCTCTTACCATCCATCTGATCGAGCGCTACCTGGAGATCCATGCCAGAAACCCCGGAGTCAACCAGCGCTATCTGGTTCTGCTGACGGTTAAAACCATTGCCCTTCCCTGTTTTTATACCGCCATGACCACCGCAGTCGCCTTCAGCTCCCTGGTGGTCAGCGGGATCAGGCCGGTTATCGATTTCGGCATCATGATGACCATCGGCCTCATTGTCTCTTTTACCCTGGCCTTCATCCTGTTCCCGGCTTCGGTCTGCCTGCTCGACAAAGACACCTCCGGCGCCGGCGAGGATTTCAGTCACCCCTTCACCCTGATTTTTGCCGGGGTGACCAAGAACCACGGCGGGAAAATCCTCATCCTGGCCCTGCTCCTGGCCATTATCAGCGGGGTCGGTATCACCAGGCTCAAGGTTGAGAATCGCTTTATCGACTATTTTCGGGAAAAGACCGAAATATTCCGGGGGATGAGCCTGATTGACCGAAAGCTGGGGGGCACAACCCCGCTCGACCTGGTGATCGATTTCAAAGTTGAGGAAGAGGTCGGCTTCGGCGAAGATGAATTTTCTGCAGATGATGGAGGCGGCACATCAAGATGGTATGCCGACACCTATACCATGGAGGAAATCGAGGAAATCCACGACTATCTGGATGCATTGTCCGAGACCGGCGAGGTCCTCTCCCTGGCAATTTTAGGCAAAATCACCACTCGTTTGAATGACAATATCCCCCTCGGCAATTTTGAACTGGCCATTCTCCATAAAAAAACCCCGGCCGATATCAGGGAAATGCTGGTCGATCCTTACGTTGCAGAGGACATCACCCAGGCCCGATTTACGATGCGGATCATCGAGTCCGGCCATCCGCTTGCCCGGGCTGAACTGCTGACCCGAATCAGGAATTTTCTGGTCGGGGAGATCGGTCTTAAAAGTGAGCAGATTCACTTCACCAATATGTATGTTTTGTATAACAACATGCTCGGCAGCCTCTTCCGCTCACAGATCATGACCATCGGCCTCGTCTTTCTGGGGATTGTGTTGATGTTTCTGGTGCTTTTCCGCTCCCTCTCCCTCGCCCTGATCGCCATTGTCCCGAATATGCTGCCGGTGGCGGTGGTCCTGGGCGCCATGGGCTGGCTCGGAATCCCCCTCGACCTGATGACGATCACCATTGCCTCAATCACCATCGGCATTTCGGTGGATGACACCATTCACTACATCCACCGATTCCAGAAGGAGTTCCCTGAAGATCGCAATTATCTGGCCACCATGAACCGCTGCCATCGCAGTATCGGCCGGGCCATTCTCTACACGACGACCACGATTACCATCGGTTTTTCAATCCTCGTGCTGTCAAACTTTATCCCGACCATTTATTTCGGCCTGTTCACCGGCTTTGCGATGCTGGTCGCCCTGCTCGGCGACCTGCTGCTGTTGCCGAAGATGCTGGTGCTGTTCAAACCTCTGGGCAAAGAGGGTGTTCCGTCAGCGGGGAATTGA
- a CDS encoding lipid A deacylase LpxR family protein: MTALFLLVFGVEIVGAEEEQKLFDTFTLYWENDAFTGTDRGYSSGLKLTWSTPYETDFQEPNLPQWSYPLINSLPFIKDKATNRAVSLSVGHNIYTPENTSRRDLIVEDRPYAGYLYFATGFHSRTMNRKTSWEFQFGVVGPLALGEEVQNITHQLLSNNKAEGWDNQLKNEVAIEAICESQWRTWQKDCGSGYNFDLIPHLGFRVGNVNVYGNAGVEVRYGWKLPDDFGSCPIRAGCATNSAFRDPFPRDNGFGIVGWHFFAALDGRAVAHDIFLDGNTFKDSHSVDRRVWVADFMAGYVLDLNQLRLTYSYVLRTKEFDAERDYNIFGSLSASWRF; this comes from the coding sequence TTGACAGCGCTGTTTCTTCTGGTTTTCGGAGTGGAAATCGTCGGGGCGGAAGAGGAGCAGAAACTCTTTGATACTTTTACCCTCTACTGGGAAAACGATGCCTTTACCGGGACCGATCGTGGGTATTCCAGCGGCTTGAAACTGACCTGGAGTACCCCTTACGAGACCGATTTTCAAGAGCCCAATCTGCCGCAATGGAGCTATCCGCTGATCAACAGCCTGCCTTTTATTAAAGACAAGGCAACCAACCGGGCCGTCTCTCTCTCCGTCGGCCACAATATTTATACTCCGGAAAATACGAGCCGCAGAGACCTGATTGTCGAAGACCGACCCTATGCCGGATATCTCTATTTTGCCACGGGATTCCACAGCCGTACCATGAACCGCAAGACCAGCTGGGAGTTTCAGTTCGGGGTGGTCGGGCCGCTGGCGCTCGGTGAAGAGGTTCAGAATATAACCCATCAGTTGCTCAGTAACAACAAGGCGGAAGGGTGGGACAACCAGCTGAAGAACGAAGTGGCCATTGAGGCGATCTGTGAATCACAATGGCGGACCTGGCAGAAAGATTGTGGGAGCGGTTATAATTTTGATCTGATTCCTCACCTGGGATTCCGGGTCGGCAATGTGAACGTTTATGGCAATGCCGGAGTTGAAGTGCGCTACGGCTGGAAATTACCGGACGATTTCGGCTCCTGCCCCATCAGGGCGGGATGTGCCACCAACAGCGCCTTCAGGGATCCATTCCCGAGGGACAACGGCTTCGGGATTGTCGGCTGGCATTTTTTTGCCGCCCTGGACGGACGGGCGGTTGCCCATGATATTTTTTTGGACGGCAACACCTTCAAGGACAGCCACAGTGTCGATCGAAGGGTGTGGGTGGCGGATTTTATGGCAGGATATGTTCTTGATCTGAACCAGCTGCGGCTGACCTATTCCTACGTTCTCAGGACCAAGGAGTTCGATGCGGAGAGGGATTACAACATCTTCGGATCATTGAGCGCCTCCTGGCGCTTTTGA